In Cicer arietinum cultivar CDC Frontier isolate Library 1 chromosome 1, Cicar.CDCFrontier_v2.0, whole genome shotgun sequence, one DNA window encodes the following:
- the LOC101503655 gene encoding uncharacterized protein isoform X2, translating into MEIVGESVKKFYSDVMQEILPQSSFSAPVMSVEQYTGAGLTKKSFQASREITIRAYTEQSTENSSVNHDIGNDAVYAESCGKQCVESAEVKSNLSSDENQQNMKMVASNTTTEVALSKTDTCISSQSCEIANVNQNHEATVSKTDYAEVTNFASVEDCCNESENASTEQNSNAMELVESTEENEINTSYFSSDAFEDAHELSTIGAMQLDDCSHSTITVSHPESSSLDIENFDAAMEKDHKIIHQDDELQFDETCVMITKDEYQSVPEAIVNLKTSKKKWRQPFSLSKKSARKQEYEELALLTFVEHKQKSSAADISESEWELL; encoded by the exons ATGGAGATTGTTGGCGAAAGTGTTAAGAAGTTCTATTCAGATGTCATGCAAGAAATACTTCCTCAATCTTCATTTTCAGCCCCTGTAATGTCTGTAGAACAATATACTGGTGCTGGATTAACAAAGAAGTCATTTCAAGCTTCCAGGGAAATAACTATTAGGGCTTACACCGAGCAATCAACTGAGAACTCGAGTGTCAATCACGATATCGGTAATGATGCAGTGTATGCTGAATCGTGTGGAAAACAATGTGTTGAGAGCGCAGAAGTTAAATCAAACCTTAGTAGTGatgaaaatcaacaaaatatgaagATGGTTGCATCCAACACGACCACTGAAGTCGCTCTATCAAAAACAGATACATGCATTTCATCACAATCATGTGAAATCGCCAATGTGAATCAAAATCATGAAGCTACTGTTTCAAAGACAGATTATGCTGAAGTAACAAACTTTGCCTCTGTAGAAGATTGTTGCAATGAAAGTGAGAATGCAAGTACTGAACAAAACTCCAATGCTATGGAATTGGTTGAATCAACTGAAGAGAACGAGATAAATACAAGTTATTTCTCAAGTGACGCATTTGAAGATGCACATG AGCTCTCTACGATCGGAGCTATGCAGCTTGACGATTGTTCTCATAGTACAATCACTGTGTCTCATCCAG AATCAAGTAGTTTGgatattgaaaattttgatgctGCTATGGAGAAAGACCACAAAATCATTCATCAAGATGATGAGTTGCAGTTTGATGAAACTTGTGTCATGATTACCAAAGATGAATATCAGTCAGTTCCAGAGGCAATAGTGAATCTGAAGACTAGCAAG AAAAAGTGGAGGCAACCCTTTTCTTTGTCTAAGAAATCTGCAAGGAAGCAAGAGTATGAAGAGCTTGCATTATTAACTTTTGTGGAGCATAAACAAAAATCATCGGCTGCAGATATCTCAGAATCCGAGTGGGAACTTCTCTAA
- the LOC101503323 gene encoding uncharacterized protein At1g03900 isoform X1, with translation MENEEKIPDIEKIGNEIEDTEPIELVLFQVPECYVYIIPPRMSAASYRADEWDVNKWAWEGILKVISKGEECIIKLEDKNTGELYARAFLRNGEPHPVEPVIDSSRYFVLRIEENIGGRLRHAFIGIGFRERTEAYDFQAALHDHMKYLNKKKTAEEMEQHYQQSSSVDYSLKEGETLVLQIKNNRSGSNVKSKFFEQGPNNSSEEKSGGKESVPCIKLPPPPSSPGSPVATPQKSPSTSPTKFTLEKTAEEENSKTEHGNSPENESTQDAVDDDFGDFQAAS, from the exons ATGGAAAACGAGGAGAAAATTCCCGACATTGAGAAAATTGGAAACGAAATTGAAGATACCGAACCCATAGAACTCGTTCTCTTTCAAGTGCCCGAGTGTTACGTCTACATA ATACCTCCAAGAATGAGTGCAGCATCTTACAG GGCTGATGAATGGGATGTCAACAAATGGGCATGGGAAGGGATATTGAAAGTCATTAGCAAGGGAGAAGAATGCATCataaaactagaagataagaaCACAG GTGAATTATATGCTCGGGCATTTTTAAGAAATGGAGAGCCGCATCCTGTGGAACCTGTTATTGACAGCAGCAG ATATTTTGTTCTTCGCATAGAAGAGAACATAG GCGGTCGCCTTCGGCATGCTTTTATTGGCATAGGATTCCGAGAAAGAACAGAGGCTTATGACTTTCAAGCTGCCTTACACGATCATATGAA ATATCTGAACAAAAAGAAAACTGCTGAAGAGATGGAACAACATTACCAGCAAAGTTCCTCAGTTGATTATAGTTTGAAAGAAGGAGAGACTCTTGTGCTGCAAATCAAGAACAAT AGAAGTGGCAGCAATGTGAAGTCCAAGTTTTTTGAGCAGGGTCCAAACAACTCCTCAGAAGAAAAGAGTGGTGGAAAAGAATCTGTACCTTGTATTAAGTTACCACCGCCTCCTTCATCACCAGGTTCACCTGTCGCTACCCCGCAGAAATCTCCATCAACCTCACCCACAAAATTCACCCTTGAGAAAACCGCTGAAGAAGAGAACTCTAAAACAGAACATGGAAATTCTCCTGAAAATGAAAGCACACAGGATGCAGTAGACGATGATTTTGGCGATTTTCAAGCAGCTAGTTAA
- the LOC101503655 gene encoding uncharacterized protein isoform X1 — MMTMDATGIAWVCNIYQKFENMFLELQDTLFEETFQYIENQMEIVGESVKKFYSDVMQEILPQSSFSAPVMSVEQYTGAGLTKKSFQASREITIRAYTEQSTENSSVNHDIGNDAVYAESCGKQCVESAEVKSNLSSDENQQNMKMVASNTTTEVALSKTDTCISSQSCEIANVNQNHEATVSKTDYAEVTNFASVEDCCNESENASTEQNSNAMELVESTEENEINTSYFSSDAFEDAHELSTIGAMQLDDCSHSTITVSHPESSSLDIENFDAAMEKDHKIIHQDDELQFDETCVMITKDEYQSVPEAIVNLKTSKKKWRQPFSLSKKSARKQEYEELALLTFVEHKQKSSAADISESEWELL, encoded by the exons ATGATGACAATGGATGCAACAGGCATAGCTTGGGTTTGTAATATATACCAGAAGTTTGAGAATATGTTCCTGGAGTTGCAAGATACATTGTTTGAG GAAACTTTTCAATACATAGAGAATCAAATGGAGATTGTTGGCGAAAGTGTTAAGAAGTTCTATTCAGATGTCATGCAAGAAATACTTCCTCAATCTTCATTTTCAGCCCCTGTAATGTCTGTAGAACAATATACTGGTGCTGGATTAACAAAGAAGTCATTTCAAGCTTCCAGGGAAATAACTATTAGGGCTTACACCGAGCAATCAACTGAGAACTCGAGTGTCAATCACGATATCGGTAATGATGCAGTGTATGCTGAATCGTGTGGAAAACAATGTGTTGAGAGCGCAGAAGTTAAATCAAACCTTAGTAGTGatgaaaatcaacaaaatatgaagATGGTTGCATCCAACACGACCACTGAAGTCGCTCTATCAAAAACAGATACATGCATTTCATCACAATCATGTGAAATCGCCAATGTGAATCAAAATCATGAAGCTACTGTTTCAAAGACAGATTATGCTGAAGTAACAAACTTTGCCTCTGTAGAAGATTGTTGCAATGAAAGTGAGAATGCAAGTACTGAACAAAACTCCAATGCTATGGAATTGGTTGAATCAACTGAAGAGAACGAGATAAATACAAGTTATTTCTCAAGTGACGCATTTGAAGATGCACATG AGCTCTCTACGATCGGAGCTATGCAGCTTGACGATTGTTCTCATAGTACAATCACTGTGTCTCATCCAG AATCAAGTAGTTTGgatattgaaaattttgatgctGCTATGGAGAAAGACCACAAAATCATTCATCAAGATGATGAGTTGCAGTTTGATGAAACTTGTGTCATGATTACCAAAGATGAATATCAGTCAGTTCCAGAGGCAATAGTGAATCTGAAGACTAGCAAG AAAAAGTGGAGGCAACCCTTTTCTTTGTCTAAGAAATCTGCAAGGAAGCAAGAGTATGAAGAGCTTGCATTATTAACTTTTGTGGAGCATAAACAAAAATCATCGGCTGCAGATATCTCAGAATCCGAGTGGGAACTTCTCTAA
- the LOC101503323 gene encoding uncharacterized protein At1g03900 isoform X2: protein MENEEKIPDIEKIGNEIEDTEPIELVLFQVPECYVYIIPPRMSAASYRADEWDVNKWAWEGILKVISKGEECIIKLEDKNTGGRLRHAFIGIGFRERTEAYDFQAALHDHMKYLNKKKTAEEMEQHYQQSSSVDYSLKEGETLVLQIKNNRSGSNVKSKFFEQGPNNSSEEKSGGKESVPCIKLPPPPSSPGSPVATPQKSPSTSPTKFTLEKTAEEENSKTEHGNSPENESTQDAVDDDFGDFQAAS, encoded by the exons ATGGAAAACGAGGAGAAAATTCCCGACATTGAGAAAATTGGAAACGAAATTGAAGATACCGAACCCATAGAACTCGTTCTCTTTCAAGTGCCCGAGTGTTACGTCTACATA ATACCTCCAAGAATGAGTGCAGCATCTTACAG GGCTGATGAATGGGATGTCAACAAATGGGCATGGGAAGGGATATTGAAAGTCATTAGCAAGGGAGAAGAATGCATCataaaactagaagataagaaCACAG GCGGTCGCCTTCGGCATGCTTTTATTGGCATAGGATTCCGAGAAAGAACAGAGGCTTATGACTTTCAAGCTGCCTTACACGATCATATGAA ATATCTGAACAAAAAGAAAACTGCTGAAGAGATGGAACAACATTACCAGCAAAGTTCCTCAGTTGATTATAGTTTGAAAGAAGGAGAGACTCTTGTGCTGCAAATCAAGAACAAT AGAAGTGGCAGCAATGTGAAGTCCAAGTTTTTTGAGCAGGGTCCAAACAACTCCTCAGAAGAAAAGAGTGGTGGAAAAGAATCTGTACCTTGTATTAAGTTACCACCGCCTCCTTCATCACCAGGTTCACCTGTCGCTACCCCGCAGAAATCTCCATCAACCTCACCCACAAAATTCACCCTTGAGAAAACCGCTGAAGAAGAGAACTCTAAAACAGAACATGGAAATTCTCCTGAAAATGAAAGCACACAGGATGCAGTAGACGATGATTTTGGCGATTTTCAAGCAGCTAGTTAA
- the LOC101502999 gene encoding transcription factor bHLH30-like → MEMEDFDPMRINDGFQGVIGSGYASSSSLVLDRERGELVEASVKLERKGVSPERSIEALKNHSEAERRRRARINAHLDTLRTVIPGANKLDKASLLAEVITHLKELKINAAEASEGLMIPKDNDEIRVEEQESGLNGFPYSIRASLCCEYKPGLLSDIRQALDALHLMIIRAEIATLGGRMKNVFVIISCKEQNFEDVEYRRFLAGSVHQALKSVLDRFSVSQDILENRKRRRISIFSSSSLGDFL, encoded by the exons ATGGAAATGGAAGATTTTGACCCAATGAGAATTAATGATGGTTTTCAAGGTGTAATTGGAAGTGGGTatgcttcatcttcttctcttGTTTTGGATAGGGAAAGGGGAGAACTTGTGGAAGCATCTGTTAAATTGGAACGCAAAGGTGTTTCACCTGAGAGAAGTATTGAAGCTTTGAAGAATCATAGTGAAGCAGAGAGGAGGAGGAGAGCTAGAATCAATGCACATCTTGATACACTTCGTACTGTTATTCCAGGTGCTAATAAG TTGGACAAGGCATCCTTACTAGCTGAGGTCATCACACATTTGAAAGAGCTGAAAATAAATGCAGCAGAAGCAAGTGAAGGATTAATGATACCAAAAGACAATGATGAGATAAGAGTTGAAGAACAAGAAAGTGGATTGAATGGTTTCCCTTATTCAATTAGAGCATCGCTATGTTGTGAATACAAACCAGGTTTATTATCTGATATAAGACAAGCACTTGATGCACTTCATCTTATGATAATAAGAGCAGAGATTGCAACTTTGGGTGGAAGAATGAAGAATGTGTTTGTAATAATTAGCTGCAAAGAACAGAACTTTGAAGACGTCGAGTATCGTCGGTTTCTTGCCGGATCGGTTCACCAAGCTCTTAAATCTGTACTTGATAGATTTTCTGTTTCACAAGATATCTTAGAAAACAGAAAGAGAAGGAGGATTTCTATATTTAGTTCTTCATCTTTAGGAGatttcttataa